In a genomic window of Micromonospora cremea:
- a CDS encoding GNAT family N-acetyltransferase, with product MLRQQDVGHRIVVRRIVGIREGRPLFSDALGELVELSETHLTLATAQGQVRVPVAQVHRAKRVPPTRRPTAAAVVALERAADEAWPAPTRGRLGDWLLRAADGWTGRANSALPIGDPDRPLPAAVDAVERWYAEQGQPALINTPLPLAAPVGAELDTRGWGSRPPTLVQTARLPLSAPSGAGRTPRSGSPTTAGSADEQPGVADVAALDHADVVIELAEAPSEAWLAVAAGRKGGLPDAARHVLTAVDQVRFAHGYADGTLMAIGRGTVTGQGRWLGLSLIEVLPAARRQGLARRVIDALAGWGGGVGATHAFLQVEQHNAAAVALYQRLGFTTHHTYLTRVAPG from the coding sequence GTGCTCCGACAGCAGGATGTGGGACACCGGATCGTGGTCCGCCGGATTGTGGGGATTCGCGAAGGCCGCCCGCTCTTCTCGGATGCCCTCGGCGAGCTGGTGGAGCTGAGCGAGACTCATCTCACGTTGGCCACCGCGCAGGGCCAGGTGCGGGTTCCGGTGGCGCAGGTGCACCGGGCCAAGCGGGTGCCACCGACCCGCCGACCGACCGCCGCAGCGGTGGTGGCGCTCGAGCGGGCCGCCGACGAGGCCTGGCCGGCACCGACGCGGGGCCGACTCGGCGACTGGCTGCTCCGGGCCGCCGACGGCTGGACCGGACGGGCCAACTCGGCACTGCCGATCGGCGACCCGGACCGGCCGCTGCCGGCGGCGGTGGACGCGGTCGAGCGCTGGTACGCCGAGCAGGGCCAACCGGCGCTGATCAACACGCCGCTGCCGCTCGCCGCGCCGGTCGGCGCCGAGCTGGACACCCGGGGCTGGGGCAGCCGGCCGCCGACGCTGGTGCAGACCGCGCGCCTCCCCCTGTCGGCACCGTCGGGCGCCGGCCGGACGCCCCGATCCGGATCGCCGACCACCGCGGGTAGCGCCGACGAACAGCCCGGCGTTGCCGACGTGGCGGCACTCGACCATGCCGACGTGGTGATCGAACTGGCCGAGGCGCCGAGCGAGGCGTGGCTGGCCGTCGCCGCTGGTCGCAAGGGCGGCCTCCCGGACGCCGCCCGGCACGTGCTCACCGCCGTGGACCAGGTCCGCTTCGCCCACGGGTACGCCGACGGCACGCTAATGGCGATCGGCCGGGGCACGGTGACGGGGCAGGGCCGCTGGCTCGGGCTCAGCCTGATCGAGGTGCTGCCGGCCGCACGGCGGCAGGGGCTGGCCCGCCGCGTGATCGACGCGCTGGCCGGCTGGGGCGGCGGTGTCGGCGCGACGCACGCCTTCCTCCAGGTGGAGCAGCACAACGCGGCGGCGGTCGCGCTCTACCAGCGGCTCGGCTTCACGACCCACCACACCTACCTGACCCGGGTCGCCCCGGGCTGA
- the mshB gene encoding N-acetyl-1-D-myo-inositol-2-amino-2-deoxy-alpha-D-glucopyranoside deacetylase, whose product MTVVTTLPDRRLLLVHAHPDDESIGTGATMAHYAATGAHVTLVTCTLGEEGEIHVPALAQLAAAEADQLGGYRIAELAAACAALGVTDHRFLGGAGRYRDSGMMGLATNDHPRAFWQADLDEAAGHLVEIMRELRPQVMITYDPNGFYGHPDHIQAHRVAMRAVELAAAEGCAPAKVYWTAMPRSVLEAGMTHFAESSDNPFAGIEDIADLPFGTPDDQIAARIDATDQHTAKEAAMRAHATQIPATSWLYSIAGNFGGEFMGVEYFTLAVGDKGPGAGPYRWEDDLFAGLPEGSAPDRLSVAGAGLR is encoded by the coding sequence GTGACCGTCGTGACGACGCTGCCCGACCGCCGCCTGCTGCTGGTCCACGCGCACCCCGACGACGAGTCGATCGGCACCGGCGCGACGATGGCCCACTACGCCGCCACCGGCGCGCACGTCACGCTGGTGACCTGCACCCTCGGCGAGGAGGGCGAGATCCACGTACCGGCGCTGGCCCAGCTCGCCGCCGCCGAGGCCGACCAGCTCGGCGGGTACCGGATCGCCGAGCTGGCCGCCGCGTGCGCCGCGCTCGGCGTCACCGATCACCGCTTCCTCGGCGGCGCCGGCCGCTACCGCGACTCGGGGATGATGGGGCTCGCGACCAACGACCACCCCCGCGCCTTCTGGCAGGCCGACCTGGACGAGGCCGCCGGGCACCTGGTGGAGATCATGCGGGAGCTCCGTCCGCAGGTGATGATCACGTACGACCCGAACGGCTTCTACGGCCACCCCGACCACATCCAGGCGCACCGGGTGGCGATGCGCGCCGTCGAGCTGGCGGCCGCCGAGGGCTGCGCCCCCGCCAAGGTCTACTGGACGGCCATGCCGCGCAGCGTGCTGGAGGCCGGCATGACGCACTTCGCCGAGTCCTCGGACAACCCGTTCGCCGGCATCGAGGACATCGCCGACCTGCCCTTCGGCACCCCGGACGACCAGATCGCCGCCCGGATCGACGCCACGGACCAGCACACCGCGAAGGAGGCCGCGATGCGGGCGCACGCTACGCAGATCCCGGCCACCTCCTGGCTCTACTCGATCGCCGGCAACTTCGGCGGCGAGTTCATGGGCGTGGAGTACTTCACGCTCGCGGTCGGCGACAAGGGCCCCGGCGCCGGCCCGTACCGCTGGGAGGACGACCTCTTCGCCGGGCTGCCCGAGGGGAGTGCCCCGGACCGGCTCTCGGTCGCCGGGGCCGGTCTCCGGTGA